ACCTCAGAAGCAATTACAAGTCCAGAAGTAATGGATCAACAGATATTCAGACTAACCAGGTGTGTAGACATTTTAAATAGGTGCGCTGtattctcttcctctcctctcttggGTTCcgagtaaataaaatatttttgttctttctttccccttcccactcCAGGATTTTCAGCCTCTCCCTTGTGTGTTCCTGTCCCAGCCTTTCACATCAGGTGGTTGGTTACCTTTAGCGTTCTTAAATAAACTAGGCGCTCTCTGAAGGCGGTGTTCAGCCGTTGGAGGTCCTTCTGCACTCCAGAGCATTGGTTGTATTTCAGGAGTTGCCCCTCTTCTGGGTTGAAAGTTGTTACGCGGTGCGGATGGCTGTAGCGTGGTGGCCAGCTGCGGTGTGGCCGGCTAGCGAGGGGAACGAGCATAGCGCTGCGTGCAAAAAGGGGTGTCTTTGTGAGAGTAGGGAGCTGCCCCTTTCTCTCCCGGGGGTGAGAAGGCTGTTAGTGAGGAAGAGGGGAGAGGCATTCGCTGTGGCCATGGCTGCAGTGCTGGTACTTCTGCTGCTGATACCCTGAGCTCTAAGTGGtctctcctgtttcttttccaacAGGACATAGACACCGCCGTTGTTTCGGATACTACTGATGACTTGTGGTTCCTCAACGAATGCCCGTCAGATCAGAGCAGTGCTGCAGTCAAGGTGGAAACGGTTGACTGCGAGGAAGTGAAAGAAGGTGACAAAAAGGTACCTCTTCAAACAGCTACAGTGCGTGTGTTCCACAGGTTGGCCTTGTTTAATTGATCTCATGGTGCTGGTTTTGGAGGAGCTAGATCTATAACCATCCAGAGTTTAAACTGTGTTTAGAAAAGACTGTCACCGTTCCATACATGGGGTGATCGCTTTCCTGTGTAGTCAATCTACTTGGGTTTTGGTTTAAGTTAGTGTATTTTCAAGGCTTAAAATTAGTTAAAACTCCAGCAGCAACTTTACTATATTTCTAGCCAATATCTGCAGGACTAATAAATGAAAAGACTCGAAGAGGAAAATCTCAGTTTACGTTGTGTTAGCATTCAGCGTAAGATGGGCTGGCCTGAGTCTGCTATCTGAGGTGGTAGTAAGATTGGTCACGAGTAATTAATCAAATCTGTGTTAAAAGGATTGAGTTCATGATTTCTTCCATGGAAAATAGTAGAACTGCTCAgctgtgtatgtgtttatatttGTATGATTCTTGTGTGCAGCAGAGAGAGATGTGAGTTGACTGCAGGCAAATATGACTGTAAATCAGCCCAGCAACAGTTATCAACATTCTGGAATAGATACAGTACATGAAATGGCTTTTCATGCACTTCTAGAAATGCCTTAATTCTCATGGCGGTGATGTAGTCATTTTAGTTTTGGTGTACAGTGCCAGGCACATCGTAAATACAGATTATTGTGCCCCTCTAACAGCGCATCCACTCTTTCCAGGTGACCGAGGATGCATGTGTGCATGACTTTGAGGATTCTCAATGCTTAAGTGATGACACAGATACAGAAGCCGCTTCTGAGGTAGGCATCCTCTAGGTCAGCGGTCCTTGCTTGGAGAGTGCTGCAGTCCTAGCTGTAGTTGGAAGAACGCATCCTACAGCTACTACTGGTTGTGGTAGGAGAAGCTGATTCTTGTATGGGTTTCAAaggccaaagaaagaaaaaatcaagccaaaaaagcttttttgtaaCCTATGTGAAGGAATGTAGAGAAGTAGGCCTGACCTGGTCTGGTTTGTTTTGGATAGGGCTCTGTTAAATTCTAAACTGGATGGGCATTGAGCACTGGCAGCCCATGAATGCTCTGACCCACCCAGAGCAAAGACACCAAGTGTCTCTCCTGGCTACAGAGCAGTCCTGGAACTTATGTGATTTCGGCCACTTTCTGTGGCAATGTGAGAGAATTTATACGTGCTCTAGCTAGGAGGGGTTTTTGACTAGGAGATTAGGGTCCTTGTTTCTACATTGTTCGTCCCTTTTGTGCAGGGTAATGTAGTGTCAGCATGGGCAGCCACCAGCTTTTTACTCATGATTTAACTTGTCCCTTCACACACCCAGGAAGTGAATGAGTATTAGGCCCTCAGTTTCCAGCATAGTCAGTCTAATGCTATATGAAGTGAGCATTAACAACATCCACCCATGTTTTAATAAAGTTAATTCTGTATTGTCCTCTGAAAGGAAATCTGGAGTATAGTCCTTGGCAGAAACTCGGAAATCTAAAGTAGGCACTTCGTAATCACTGAAGTGAAGtgctcatattaaaaaaaaacttgttagTGGAAATTTCTGTGTAAGGATCAGGGTTCCACTGAGTCCTGGGTGTCCAGGCCAGCTGTGAAGCTGTCAGTTGTTTTGTGGTAGTCCCTGGGACTTCCCATCTCACCCCATTTTTCTGAGGTACTTATATGGCCTTTGTCAGGAGGAGAGCCTGCATACCTGCTGGTGTAACGTCTTTGCCCTTGCAGTGCGTCTCTAAGGACAGACCACAACTCTTTTCCctgttcaaatgaaaaaataaggtgGAAAGAGAGAATAAGCAGTAATTACTGGATTGTCACCCCTCCTCACTACCCCATTCCTCTTCTGAATTCCCTCATGAAAGATATTGAGGAACATCAAATTTGTGTTCTCtcatctgtcctttttttctcccagtcctgcaggctgccTTTTGAGGTTGTGTTGTAAGTCAGCAAAAGTGTATCGTGATACTCTTGCAGCTGATGGCACCAGAATTTTTTAGCTTAATTTTCTAGACTGTGCATGCTTGACAGATTGGGATGTCCCTGGCATTGGACAACTGAATCATAGCTCTGAACTTGGGCAGCTCTTGCTCTTGCTATGTGGGGTAATCAAGTAAGCTGCTATTAGTTGTGCAGATTCAACAGATACTAAGTGATTAGTGAGTCTGGGAAATATATTCCTGACTGATTCCAGGAGCTCTACCCTTGAATTTAGAGTGAGATACTGAAAATTCAATAAACTGCACAGCTTGAGAACATTGTATTCTtccagaggctgggaggaaggaaggaaggacagattTTAATGCTTAAGAAGAGATCTGCATCTGTAGAATGCACAGGGGTAGTCACATTCTCCTTAGGCTTTTTGAGGTGCAATCATGCATTTGCAAGCTTATACTCGGTAATAAATGTCCTTTTTTGATGAagcttctttgctgcttttcctatgTAGAGGAAACGAGTCGTACGCAAGAATGCACTAACTTGCTGCTGTTTTTGTCTGCCTCAATCATTCCTCAGGACTGCTGGCAATGTACCAAATGCAAGAAATTTAACTCTCCAGGCAAACGGTACTGTTACCGCTGCTGGGCCTTAAGGAAAGACTGGTACTCAGATTGTCCCAAACTGGctcattctctttctctgtccAACATTGAtgctatgcaaaacaaaaatgatGATGAAGGGATAGATGTCCCGGACTGCCGAAGGACTATTTCTGCTCCAGTTGGCCAACCCAAAGACCTGTACATGGTAGAAAACAAATCACGTGTAGATCCCTGCAGCTCTATTGAGTCTTTGGATTTGGCACGAGAATGTGAAAGCAAGGAGTCTCTGTTGCATTTCACTGAgcataaaaaggaggaagaaatacagtctttagagagtataaaaaaattactgaatccTTGCTTCTTGTGTCATCACAGACCACGGGATGGCAATATTGTCCATGGAAGGACTGCTCACCTTGTGGCCTGTTTCAAGTGTGCAAAGATGCTGAAGAAAAAGAGATCACCTTGCCCAGTGTGCAGGAAAGAGATTGAGATGGTGATCAGGATCTTTATGGGGTAGTTGTGCCCGTTCAGGCCGCCGCCACCAAAAGATAGCACACAGGTTTTCTTGCACTCACACAAACCCCGACTTCAGAGCTCAGCCGATGAATACCAAAGAGAAGTAAGATCTGACCAAGAACACTGAGGAATCTTTTGCATTAAATGAAGCAGCATCCACTTTTTGATGTCCATTTAAATTAAAGCCCGTAGAGAGCAGGGAGTGACCAGCACGTTGGTATCAATGCCCTAGCTTTGAATTTTTCTAAATCCTCTCATTTCAGCTCAGTGATGTCACTAGGATTCTCTGTTCTGACAACTGGTTGTTGCAGAAAACAAGTTTTGGAAAGAGTTTGGCTGTTGGAGTGGTGTTCTCCAGTAAGTCAAACCCTGTGCAATGCCTTCTAAGGGAACAGTCTGCATATGAGATACATATatgcaggggtgggcaggggtgggaaggagagCGGGAGGGAAGGGTAGACCAAGATGTTTGCAATTTAGATAAGCCATGTCGCCAAGGATCAGTTCTCCTGAGGTCAGTGAGAAGTCAATAACCtggtttctgaatttttttgtttgtttgtttaatgtaCGTTTGTTGGGTAAAGTGAAGGTCCTCTTGCTCCCAGACTTGAAATAAGTCCTCCAAACTTCTATTCCATAGCTATCTCAGGTCACATATCAGATGGCAAAAGAGCGGGATGTTATACTTGGCTTTGTTATTGGATCTTTTCGTTTCTATTGattctctttttcatttaaatacagttCTATGTCATCTTGCATAGCTTTGACGAAGCCTGTCCATTCTGTTAGCTCAGAATCTGGTCTGCCAGCTGGATTAAATTATAACAGCTTTGTGCATATTTTGGTATGTTCTCATAGCTCTGCGCTTACAGCACCATTGCAACTTTTGCCTGCCTCATCGCATCAGGCCAGTCTAGAGAGAAGATGCTCACTTTAGAGTGCTTTAAAGACAGGATATGGGCCTTCGAgcgaaaaaaaaattcctgtaaaGCACCAATTGCAGCTGGTTAATCTATGGGCTGTGCTTGGtgttagtttttttcattttctccactgattttctttccctgtgattTAACGCTTCAAATCTGTTTGCAGCATTTACATTGTCCTTCAGAGCTATGCATGGTTGCTCTACTGGCTGTTAAAACTCAGCTACAAGTCGCAGTTTGAAAATGTCTAACCCTTTTCTGAGATCATATCTGTGCTCAGATCTTCCTCAGCCTCCCTGTTCTCCAGGGCTTTGGAGGGCCTGCGTCGTGCAGCAGTAGCAATAGTGCCTTCACCTTTCAGGGATACAGGCATTTGAATCCAGTACAGTGCGTAGAATAAACCCTCTTTTGTCATCTTCTCTATAATTCCCTCTCTGATCTAGGAAGTACacctgaagacagaaaaaaaaaaagaagagagtgcTCATACCTCGGTGCTTCTCTAGGCTGTTTCCCCCTTGTTTTCCACACTCCTTGTGCTGGTCCAGCCCTAGCAGGTCAGGCATGCGGTGAAAAGCCCCAGAACCTGTCCAGCAGAAGGTCCCAGCAAACCGCGATGTCAAAGCTGTTGTTTCTCTGCAAAGATACCGGAGTAGGTGCTATACGCAATCACTGCCAAAAGTCGGATCCACTTAATATTTTGCATAGTATTGTGATTATTTCTACGATGACTATAATTTAGACTATTATTGTTGGCTGTTATTTgcagttgtattttaaaaatcaggataACCGCCTGGTGTTTTGGTGCACTATCTTTAAGTCCATGGAAATCAATCCACACGGAAAAGCTGACTTACCGCTCCCTTAACTAAAGGGCTGTTAAATTGCTGGCGATGCACTTTAATCATGCTAAGCAGCGTTACCGCCTGGAATCACAGAAGGGAGTTCCTGCCAGGTAGTTTCTTCCCTTTTTAGGGTCTTGGGCTCAGCAGGGCGCGTTGTGGCGCTTCTGAATACTGTGAATTCCCCCTCGCTCCGATCGCTTCTGAGAACTAAATGTTTTGCTAAAAGCAGTTTTACTGATCTGTTCAGATCTGGCCGCACTGAAAAGCATGTAACTTGtgtt
This genomic interval from Calonectris borealis chromosome 26, bCalBor7.hap1.2, whole genome shotgun sequence contains the following:
- the MDM4 gene encoding protein Mdm4 isoform X1, which translates into the protein MTSSASAQHPAAENARRITLGQVNQVRPKLPLLKILQAAGAQGETFTLKEVMHYLGQYIMVRQLYDKRQQHMVYCGGDQLGELLGLESFSVKDPSPVYDMLKRNLTSAAMADAAQNLAKEQSVDKPSQDQLKFSRQEGSDTGIMEGESNASALSTSEQKCENYEDKDLIENLSKSKKPKLDLVFEEWDVAGLPWWFLGNLRSNYKSRSNGSTDIQTNQDIDTAVVSDTTDDLWFLNECPSDQSSAAVKVETVDCEEVKEGDKKVTEDACVHDFEDSQCLSDDTDTEAASEDCWQCTKCKKFNSPGKRYCYRCWALRKDWYSDCPKLAHSLSLSNIDAMQNKNDDEGIDVPDCRRTISAPVGQPKDLYMVENKSRVDPCSSIESLDLARECESKESLLHFTEHKKEEEIQSLESIKKLLNPCFLCHHRPRDGNIVHGRTAHLVACFKCAKMLKKKRSPCPVCRKEIEMVIRIFMG
- the MDM4 gene encoding protein Mdm4 isoform X2 — its product is MHYLGQYIMVRQLYDKRQQHMVYCGGDQLGELLGLESFSVKDPSPVYDMLKRNLTSAAMADAAQNLAKEQSVDKPSQDQLKFSRQEGSDTGIMEGESNASALSTSEQKCENYEDKDLIENLSKSKKPKLDLVFEEWDVAGLPWWFLGNLRSNYKSRSNGSTDIQTNQDIDTAVVSDTTDDLWFLNECPSDQSSAAVKVETVDCEEVKEGDKKVTEDACVHDFEDSQCLSDDTDTEAASEDCWQCTKCKKFNSPGKRYCYRCWALRKDWYSDCPKLAHSLSLSNIDAMQNKNDDEGIDVPDCRRTISAPVGQPKDLYMVENKSRVDPCSSIESLDLARECESKESLLHFTEHKKEEEIQSLESIKKLLNPCFLCHHRPRDGNIVHGRTAHLVACFKCAKMLKKKRSPCPVCRKEIEMVIRIFMG